In the Wyeomyia smithii strain HCP4-BCI-WySm-NY-G18 chromosome 2, ASM2978416v1, whole genome shotgun sequence genome, one interval contains:
- the LOC129722904 gene encoding vacuolar protein sorting-associated protein 29, whose translation MLVLVLGDLHIPQRCSSLPAKFKKLLVPGRIHHILCTGNLCSKESFDYLRTLANDVHIVRGDFDENMNYPEQKVVTVGQFRVGLTHGHQVVPWGDPEALALIQRQLDVDILISGHTHKFEAYEHESKFYINPGSATGSYSALDSAVIPSFVLMDIQSTTVVTYVYQLVGDDVKVERIEYKKN comes from the coding sequence ATGCTGGTGCTAGTGCTAGGCGATCTGCACATTCCGCAGCGATGCAGCAGCTTGCCGGCCAAGTTTAAAAAGCTGCTGGTCCCGGGCAGAATTCATCATATACTTTGTACTGGCAATCTGTGCAGTAAAGAATCGTTCGACTATCTGAGAACGCTGGCTAATGATGTGCACATCGTTCGTGGTGATTTCGACGAAAACATGAACTATCCCGAGCAGAAGGTTGTAACGGTAGGTCAATTTCGTGTTGGTTTGACACACGGACACCAGGTCGTACCCTGGGGTGATCCTGAAGCGTTGGCCCTCATCCAGCGGCAGCTTGATGTGGATATTTTGATCTCTGGACATACGCATAAGTTCGAAGCGTATGAACATGAGAGTAAGTTCTACATCAACCCCGGTTCGGCAACCGGATCGTACTCGGCGCTCGATTCTGCCGTGATTCCGTCTTTCGTGCTGATGGACATTCAGAGCACCACCGTTGTGACGTACGTGTACCAGCTGGTTGGAGATGATGTTAAGGTGGAACGAATTGAGTATAAGAAGAATTAA